CTGAAAATGTTGCTAATTAGATTTGTTTATATGAGATGGTGGGTGGTGGAGCAAACAGTTAAGCTGGCTGGAGAGCAGCCAAGACACGTGTAGTTTGGGGTGGACCCAagtctaaaaataaaatcgcgCCCATTGTGTGTGCATATTGCATTTCATCAGCCATAGGCTATGTTTGTCCAACGCTGACCCAAAATAGCCAAAGAGATTCGAAACGTCTGAGTTGGAAATTCTAATCGGTCTTGAGCTTGGCAAATTACGCATCCCATTGAGCGGCGAGACACACGGCGCGTTTTAAAACGCGCGCTGATAAAAACGCAGCCAGCTCCGTTCAGTTTACATTCCAAAGTGCACGacgcgccgccgccgccgccacagTCGACAGCtccaatatttatatataaagagcgagagagccaGAGAGAGGAGAGCGGCAGATAGTGAGAGAGAATCTTTCTATGTTGATCGCTTGAAACTTATCAAATTTGTTTAGCTAGCCAACTGCGACGCCATTTAATGCTGCAGTGCGGGCATCGGGAATCGGCGGAGCAAATGGCGAATGCATTGCGCGGCAGATAAGTTTCGGCAAAGGCTTTGTAGTCTGCAGATCGCAGACTCCAGATCGCAGACTGCAGACCGCAGACCGCATAGGCCtacaaagcagcagcagcagcagcagcagcagcagcagcagctgataaTCCGCTTGGGTTAGGTTTTCCAGTTCGCGCCAGTTTGTCGAGTACACTTGCTACTGGCTACAGCGTTTGCTTCGATTTGGAAGACGGGCAATTCACCCGTGCgctcaatcaatcaatcaattaatcaatcaatgaatcagtcagtcaatagGCGCACGATGACGACGATAATCGCTCGTGATCTCGCTGtacttgtatttgtatttgcttttgtCTGCCGCTCCATGGAGGCCACGGTGCGTAGAATgatgcaacaataacaagcgaTTGCAATTGAGCATACGATGagcatgatgatgatgccgatgatgttgatgatgatgacgatcgACTGTGCAGTGTGACCGTCCAGTTCCAAGCCGTGCATAGATCTGATGTAGCTCAAATGCAAGATTTCCTTTTTCCATGCTTATAAATTATTCCCTTTGAAGCGTAATAAGTAGTTATTGATCTGCCGATCGGCTGGCGATTAACATTTAGCCTTGCATTAAGCTCTCCATGTCCATTTGGAGTCTGTCCTCCATATATAGTTGAGTCGCTCGCAAAGAAGTTGTTCCATTTTCCTGCAattcctctctctcttttttttttatgtgactTCAATCCAATTTGATGATCTTCCTATCGTAAGGTTATTGATCTTATGATCATTATGATACAGTTATGATCCGGCTTAGTTTGATCTCTGTTTCCTTTGTACACATGTAAATTAGATCTTGGGGCAAATAAATTGCTAGGCTGCATAACATTCTTCCGTGATCAAAGATGCCATGCGATCGATGTGCGATGTCTTGTTGTCTTCCATCTGTGTAATCTTATCCTAACCTAACCTAACTTAATGCATTGATCTTTGCCAGCGCATCTACTTTTGGAATACTTACATAGTATCTCCCGATCCCGCATGCTTGGATTTCTTAAAATGGTGGCCACTTTGGGTCGTAttgccttgttgttgttgttgttgttgttgttgctgccagcgCCGGCGCCGGTGGCATTTTTATTGGCCTTGAGCGTATCCtggttgcagctgctgttgctgccgtctTTGGTGCTGCTGAACTCCTCGATGATGGTGTCGTCTTCCGAGAGCGCCGGTCGGCACTTCGACAAATGAATGGAGTCTGAGTTGATGGTAGCATCTGGAAGAAGCACAACAAACAATTCGTCTGGTCAAGCTGTATACATTTGTTTAAATGGGAGCCTGGCACTTACCATCCTGCATGGGCATAAAGGAGTCCCATTGGGACGAGTCCCACGGCTCCGAGAAGACGGTGCCGTCGTCCGACTGCGCCGAATCGATGCCGGCATAGTAGGTCTGACAGAAGGCGGCACAGTTGCGTTCCACGTTGTCGTACGCGGAGAGCCGACATCCGTTTTGGCTCTGGAATGACTTTTGGCTGCCATCGACGTTCGCCTTCTCTTGCAGCGGCGCCGTCGTCGTCTGTGTCTGCATCGCCTGTGTCTGGGGCGGCGTCGAGCAGCGCACCAGCTCCGGCAGATTCAGGTCGGGCAGACGCTTGGCAATGATCTGGTGTACGGTGAGTGGACGCTTCTTTGTGCCCGCCGCATCCTTGTCGCGCCCCAAGGAGTTCTCTTTCTCCTGCCAATCGGCCGCAGTGTCGTAGTCGCCACCGTTAGTCTCTTGCTTGGCCATAAACTCCCAGCTGCTGTCCAGCTGCCAGTGCTCGATGCGATTGCGTCCGCGCTTGGCGGGCTGTTGGGCCATTGCCATGGGCTTGGGCTTCTGCTTCAGCTCGTCCAGGCTGCCGGCCAGTTTCTCCAGCTCGGCGGGCAGCAGTAGAGGCGCCGCCGTCGTCGCCAGGCCGCCCTTGAGCGGCTCCGAGTGCCGTTGATTGGCGGGCAGCAGCTGGCTGCGTTGTTGTCGCCGCAATATGGCCGCCGCAGCGCTGGTGAAGCCAGCCTGACGCAGTGCGTCTGCCGGCTCAGCATAAAACGGACTGCCCTGCTTGCTGCGCGATCCAGGCGTCTGTGCGGCAGTGGGCGTGGTATCCCCGCCATCATCGCCGCCGCTCTGCTCCGTGAGCGACTGCGTCATGAGTGGCGCCGCGCCAGCGTTGGTCAGGTTCGGCAACAGCAGCCCGGCCCGGGAGCGTGGCTGTGCATCGCCGGAGAACTGCAACAGCTGTTGGCTGGTGTCGTGATTGCCGCTGCCCTCCTCACAGggcgacagcagctgctgtgtgGGTGTGCTGGCTGCAGGAATGAAAGTACAAAGGGGGAAAGAGTTAAGTGCGGCTCGACTGATGTATCGGGTCCAGCGAAATCTCAGCAGCTAACGAATCTATAATAGAACCAAGTCGAGTCATTCAGGAAAACCTTCCCTACTCGACCTGCATCCAGTTCCAAACAATCTctattaatacaaatattaatccCGACTGACTAACGGACTGATTGATGGAACAAGCCAACACGGATCGACTCAAACGCAATCGGGCTCCAGCTCATTTTCAACGATCTTTGTCAAAATTGTTCTGAGTGGTGTTTCACGTTTTACGGACAATCCAACTTGGATGCAGATTTTTCAAAGTCCTACCTTTCGTTCCAATGACTTTTAAGAACTCATTGGGAATAAAACACAAACGGTTGGCTTTTCGTTTGAGTTCCGGCAAGTTTTGCATGCATAAATCTCAAATCGAGAAGTTGAATGGCAAACCGAAAATAAGTATTTGCGGAACGAGCAACTGGGTTCCCTTAGTAAAAGTTGGGTACTTACGTGTCTCGGCTAGCAGATCGGGTCGTCGGTTGAGAACGCCAGGAGCATCCAGACCGGGCTTGAAGCTAGTCAGCAGACTGGCCCGATCGCTGGGATCGTGCGTCCAGACGTCCTCGTAGTCGCTGATCTTGTCGCTTAGCGCACTGGCGCAATACTGCGCGGGCGGACTCTCCAGTATGTCCGATTCCTGATAGTGTTTGGATTCCTTGCGGTTGCGTGATTTGCGtgacttgctgctgctgctgccgccgccgccgccgccgccaccgccgccgggCATGAGGCCAGCGCTGTTCGGTGTCATTGGGGAGAGCATCTTGCGCTGGCTCTGGCTGGAGTCGCGACTGGACTGGGAGTGCGACTGCGATTGTGATTGTGACTGCCAGCGACTGTCATTGGAGGAGGAGCCCTGCGAGGAGAGCGTATCTTTGCACTCGCCCTCGGGCGACAGACGCTTGGCGAAGGTCTGGAACGTGCTGGTGCTGGCCTGAGAATTGAGGAGCGCATTGAATGGATTGCTCGAGGCGGGCGTTGTTACCTCCACAAATTGTGCGGGATTTGGTTTGGAACCGCCATTGTTGGCGccattgttgctgccattgttgttCTCCATGGAAAACGTAACCGTGGTGGTCACCGTAAAATTATTGCCCAGCTGATCCGGCGAATGCGGCTTGGACCAGCGCATGGGCGGTGCCGGCGGCTTGAGATTCAATGTGTTCGGCGGCTTGGGACGCTGCGGACGCACCTGCTCCAGCTCTGTAATGCTCGCCACAGCTGCTGATGTTGTCTTAAAGGTGCtcaaattgttgctgccatgCGGCTGCATTGGCTGCATTGGCGGCTCCAAGGCAGCTCCGCCCGGCAGATAGCCCTGCGCATCCACCGGCGACATGGTTAGTATGACCGAATCCACAGAGTTGGGACTGAGCAGCTGCATATGCTGGCCGCCGCTGGTCGAGAACGAGCTCATGCTCGAATTGGTATCCGAGGGTGTGCCCGCCTGGCTAAAGAAGCCCAACAGCTGACCGCTGCCCGTGGGGCTGAACATCGACTGCGGCGGCGCCACAGCCGCCGGCTTGCCGGCCAGAGCATCGCTGAAGAATGTGGCTGTGCCCAGGCCGCTGGTCTCGGTCAGCGAGAGCGGCGACTTGGCATccaaaagctgctgctgctgctgttgctgctgttgctgctgctgctgctgctgctgctcggtgCAGGTTGCAGTTGTGATCGCAGCTGTAATCGTCTTGGCGGCAACAGGCGGACCCAGCACCACCGGACTACTGGCATAACGCCAGAACTCCTGGCCGAGCAGGGCCAGCGACGAGAGCTTCTTGCGGTTGTTAGCCTCGCGCAGAACGCGTGGCAGCATCAGCTGCACGGGCAGCTCATCGCAGCACTGGGCATAGTGTGCGATCAGGGCTGGAATCGAGCCGAACTTGAAACGTGAGCTCTCCAGGCTGAGTATGTTCTCCTGCGATTGGATCAGATAGTGCTCGATATATGGACCCGTATCCTGGGGCAGACGGACCGACACAGCCATTGTATTCGGCTGGCTGGAGCCACGCACAATGAATGTCTGCAAGAGAATGAGAAAGAGGaacagaaagagaaagagagagagagagagttggaGGATGAGTAAGCAGTTGGGGCTAAGTGAGCTGTTGTCATAATTCCGCCACGTAAATCAGCGCCTGATTCCATTCCCTTTCACTGCGACATCCGACTTGTTAACACCGACCGCCCCTCCCTGTCTCTGGTCTGTTTTTCGCGTTAAATGTTGCGTTAAAAATGTGCGCACATAAATTTCCCTTCTCCATTTTCCAAAAAACAATGATAAATGATAAATTGGTATTCCATACGCCGCGACGCCTGCAAGTATGCAATGCCTCGCTAGCTTGCCCCCCTCCACCCTCCGCCTGCCGTTTGTCTACTTGTGCGCTTTTGTCCTGGCGGCCAAAGAAAACTTTGCAGACGCTGCGACAAAGCAGCCAAGTCGTGTGGCAACCGCTTGAAGCTGGCATCTACCACTCAGACTCCGACCTGGTCAAGACGCGGCAGCCGCGCTATCCAGAAGGAgcaggcgctgctgcagccCGGAACCGCCCGAGCCAGGAGCTTGCCGTTTTTGTTAATCGCCTGCAAAAAGTTTTCATAATGAGCCTTTTACTTAAAGTCACGCACAACAAATTACTTGTCCGAGACGCAGTTCCTAAATGCAAATCCTTTTCGCCAGCAAATCGCCAACATACAAAATCTTAGAGAAAAAGCTTGACATAGTTCAGAGTGTTCCAACTGAGCTGGAGAATTCTCCATTGAATTCGTTTGAGATTTTCTAACACATTCAGACACATTGAACATTGGATAGATCAGATATTGACTACATGCCAGGGCTGATCCGAGCCGGCCCAAGCCAGGAATTCTAGTTTACCTTTTTAATATAAGCCAAAACGCAATGCAACCTCAAGAATTTCAAATTCAACTGAACTATTTAAAGCTAGATCTAGCCCGCAtcttgcaaattgcaaatatttaaggttttgcaatattttcggCAGAACGGGcatttatgaaataaaaaatcaaattaatttcaaagcCAAGGCATGTAAAGGGAACTGGTGGCTGGCTCAAACCGTGAAACGAACCATTTATTCTTGAGGTTTTCGGCCTGCTACATACACGAAGTATATCTATCGAATACACTTACAAGTTTGGACTCATATATACGTAAGTATGTAGGCCAGCCAATTGTCGCATATCTAGCTTAGACTTAATGTAATCCCCTTCCCAGATGTACCAGAGTTGCCAGATCTACAAAAAGTTCAAGA
This window of the Drosophila virilis strain 15010-1051.87 chromosome X, Dvir_AGI_RSII-ME, whole genome shotgun sequence genome carries:
- the spri gene encoding protein sprint isoform X4, with product MSARARASLALSLPLPLLQSLPLSLSLFLLSAGHSRLRLAQLCFTFHRRRTNFCKRIVRTSEQLTPAAAGAGAAVGAATPQAEKTEAPVKSNNNNNNNKNNNNGSGNNAQQSQKSQQQSNNSNNNNKLNGQSNLSPNNNNNNNNNSMTPSSQVDAKHGDCRRSSSLEPDAEDVVDLAHGGAFEDDTQALLPKCTRRSRDELSQSRTSLVSSSEGGILAEGETSSEESSRDSSDNSPPCDLGLMERLLLTHPMWFLPGIQRSGAVHLLQGKEEGTFIVRGSSQPNTMAVSVRLPQDTGPYIEHYLIQSQENILSLESSRFKFGSIPALIAHYAQCCDELPVQLMLPRVLREANNRKKLSSLALLGQEFWRYASSPVVLGPPVAAKTITAAITTATCTEQQQQQQQQQQQQQQQQLLDAKSPLSLTETSGLGTATFFSDALAGKPAAVAPPQSMFSPTGSGQLLGFFSQAGTPSDTNSSMSSFSTSGGQHMQLLSPNSVDSVILTMSPVDAQGYLPGGAALEPPMQPMQPHGSNNLSTFKTTSAAVASITELEQVRPQRPKPPNTLNLKPPAPPMRWSKPHSPDQLGNNFTVTTTVTFSMENNNGSNNGANNGGSKPNPAQFVEVTTPASSNPFNALLNSQASTSTFQTFAKRLSPEGECKDTLSSQGSSSNDSRWQSQSQSQSHSQSSRDSSQSQRKMLSPMTPNSAGLMPGGGGGGGGGGSSSSKSRKSRNRKESKHYQESDILESPPAQYCASALSDKISDYEDVWTHDPSDRASLLTSFKPGLDAPGVLNRRPDLLAETPSTPTQQLLSPCEEGSGNHDTSQQLLQFSGDAQPRSRAGLLLPNLTNAGAAPLMTQSLTEQSGGDDGGDTTPTAAQTPGSRSKQGSPFYAEPADALRQAGFTSAAAAILRRQQRSQLLPANQRHSEPLKGGLATTAAPLLLPAELEKLAGSLDELKQKPKPMAMAQQPAKRGRNRIEHWQLDSSWEFMAKQETNGGDYDTAADWQEKENSLGRDKDAAGTKKRPLTVHQIIAKRLPDLNLPELVRCSTPPQTQAMQTQTTTAPLQEKANVDGSQKSFQSQNGCRLSAYDNVERNCAAFCQTYYAGIDSAQSDDGTVFSEPWDSSQWDSFMPMQDDATINSDSIHLSKCRPALSEDDTIIEEFSSTKDGSNSSCNQDTLKANKNATGAGAGSNNNNNNNNKAIRPKVATILRNPSMRDREILCHPRNKINVQSVGPGDSLRAYTLQLAQDPSSTFARNIENFISCTKESREAAPQVVMRNMRQFMSGMKNYLVKHGEGKFHAELESARARLKSDEFLNLDAMLETVMHQLVVLPLREHLYGIFVDYYKRSEDIQLLAQNVRYACERDATDFGIRATVTPPSQTALRLIANLLWKLQEAELPLDKLELFLCVISTVFDATGCPRGQQLGADDFLPVLVYVVAKCGFVGAEIEAEFMWGLLQPTLLNGEPGYYLTALCSAVQVLKTFMASEGESGSGSLDWRSSCLPACSSVLRVIIPDECNGSLQTRTLPVRPHTTTREVCRIIAHKARITNPQDYALFKLVDGEETLLTDAECPQDARLAAKGKHCMLAYKRIDAKIAWPTAAQPGSH
- the spri gene encoding protein sprint isoform X2 encodes the protein MVNAVMDAIALLSSLASDLDVMLNDLRSAPNHGTTTTTAATATATAATATAMTAAATINQQQQQQYQHHQQEQQLQHSRQLQLQHWQNISNNNGNNNINHNNTNNFNNNNNNNNNNNSYSYSYNNNKYNSSNNNIQVPRPQWLSDIKLRPVKTGRLTTTTTTTTKTTATATSATTTTTQQQLQQQQQHQANGLQRRRLAPKTTPPPPQRRSTRRLRSEQQQQQQQQQQQLEADADTDASDLANMTSPVSASAAATRIIGLSPDVKKLQKLPLWCRNNSNNSNHSNNNNNNNNNSSSSSAVSGLTAQRRLTTTRQIQLHNVHHRTSEQLTPAAAGAGAAVGAATPQAEKTEAPVKSNNNNNNNKNNNNGSGNNAQQSQKSQQQSNNSNNNNKLNGQSNLSPNNNNNNNNNSMTPSSQVDAKHGDCRRSSSLEPDAEDVVDLAHGGAFEDDTQALLPKCTRRSRDELSQSRTSLVSSSEGGILAEGETSSEESSRDSSDNSPPCDLGLMERLLLTHPMWFLPGIQRSGAVHLLQGKEEGTFIVRGSSQPNTMAVSVRLPQDTGPYIEHYLIQSQENILSLESSRFKFGSIPALIAHYAQCCDELPVQLMLPRVLREANNRKKLSSLALLGQEFWRYASSPVVLGPPVAAKTITAAITTATCTEQQQQQQQQQQQQQQQQLLDAKSPLSLTETSGLGTATFFSDALAGKPAAVAPPQSMFSPTGSGQLLGFFSQAGTPSDTNSSMSSFSTSGGQHMQLLSPNSVDSVILTMSPVDAQGYLPGGAALEPPMQPMQPHGSNNLSTFKTTSAAVASITELEQVRPQRPKPPNTLNLKPPAPPMRWSKPHSPDQLGNNFTVTTTVTFSMENNNGSNNGANNGGSKPNPAQFVEVTTPASSNPFNALLNSQASTSTFQTFAKRLSPEGECKDTLSSQGSSSNDSRWQSQSQSQSHSQSSRDSSQSQRKMLSPMTPNSAGLMPGGGGGGGGGGSSSSKSRKSRNRKESKHYQESDILESPPAQYCASALSDKISDYEDVWTHDPSDRASLLTSFKPGLDAPGVLNRRPDLLAETPSTPTQQLLSPCEEGSGNHDTSQQLLQFSGDAQPRSRAGLLLPNLTNAGAAPLMTQSLTEQSGGDDGGDTTPTAAQTPGSRSKQGSPFYAEPADALRQAGFTSAAAAILRRQQRSQLLPANQRHSEPLKGGLATTAAPLLLPAELEKLAGSLDELKQKPKPMAMAQQPAKRGRNRIEHWQLDSSWEFMAKQETNGGDYDTAADWQEKENSLGRDKDAAGTKKRPLTVHQIIAKRLPDLNLPELVRCSTPPQTQAMQTQTTTAPLQEKANVDGSQKSFQSQNGCRLSAYDNVERNCAAFCQTYYAGIDSAQSDDGTVFSEPWDSSQWDSFMPMQDDATINSDSIHLSKCRPALSEDDTIIEEFSSTKDGSNSSCNQDTLKANKNATGAGAGSNNNNNNNNKAIRPKVATILRNPSMRDREILCHPRNKINVQSVGPGDSLRAYTLQLAQDPSSTFARNIENFISCTKESREAAPQVVMRNMRQFMSGMKNYLVKHGEGKFHAELESARARLKSDEFLNLDAMLETVMHQLVVLPLREHLYGIFVDYYKRSEDIQLLAQNVRYACERDATDFGIRATVTPPSQTALRLIANLLWKLQEAELPLDKLELFLCVISTVFDATGCPRGQQLGADDFLPVLVYVVAKCGFVGAEIEAEFMWGLLQPTLLNGEPGYYLTALCSAVQVLKTFMASEGESGSGSLDWRSSCLPACSSVLRVIIPDECNGSLQTRTLPVRPHTTTREVCRIIAHKARITNPQDYALFKLVDGEETLLTDAECPQDARLAAKGKHCMLAYKRIDAKIAWPTAAQPGSH
- the spri gene encoding protein sprint isoform X3, which gives rise to MSQELTSTAMTSIAMEDTSKVEVIVYTKSDKTLKQNMNAKDETLRKRTSLIIVPQQVDDMLDTAVSQQQQQQQEQQQKETKTEPENGNRNSIASMDSCVSTNTSQSNQSSASSSSSSSSSSSSEDAHAAYQDLQNGNAGEDLAVMHSPSCSSTSESTSCCSSVDYSLREQLQNFANRSDEEQLKCLNDLPTAAQLLKGIGLPVDQRTNSVSAHCDALLSPQEAPLGRRYAEVAQFKAHGKARTSEQLTPAAAGAGAAVGAATPQAEKTEAPVKSNNNNNNNKNNNNGSGNNAQQSQKSQQQSNNSNNNNKLNGQSNLSPNNNNNNNNNSMTPSSQVDAKHGDCRRSSSLEPDAEDVVDLAHGGAFEDDTQALLPKCTRRSRDELSQSRTSLVSSSEGGILAEGETSSEESSRDSSDNSPPCDLGLMERLLLTHPMWFLPGIQRSGAVHLLQGKEEGTFIVRGSSQPNTMAVSVRLPQDTGPYIEHYLIQSQENILSLESSRFKFGSIPALIAHYAQCCDELPVQLMLPRVLREANNRKKLSSLALLGQEFWRYASSPVVLGPPVAAKTITAAITTATCTEQQQQQQQQQQQQQQQQLLDAKSPLSLTETSGLGTATFFSDALAGKPAAVAPPQSMFSPTGSGQLLGFFSQAGTPSDTNSSMSSFSTSGGQHMQLLSPNSVDSVILTMSPVDAQGYLPGGAALEPPMQPMQPHGSNNLSTFKTTSAAVASITELEQVRPQRPKPPNTLNLKPPAPPMRWSKPHSPDQLGNNFTVTTTVTFSMENNNGSNNGANNGGSKPNPAQFVEVTTPASSNPFNALLNSQASTSTFQTFAKRLSPEGECKDTLSSQGSSSNDSRWQSQSQSQSHSQSSRDSSQSQRKMLSPMTPNSAGLMPGGGGGGGGGGSSSSKSRKSRNRKESKHYQESDILESPPAQYCASALSDKISDYEDVWTHDPSDRASLLTSFKPGLDAPGVLNRRPDLLAETPSTPTQQLLSPCEEGSGNHDTSQQLLQFSGDAQPRSRAGLLLPNLTNAGAAPLMTQSLTEQSGGDDGGDTTPTAAQTPGSRSKQGSPFYAEPADALRQAGFTSAAAAILRRQQRSQLLPANQRHSEPLKGGLATTAAPLLLPAELEKLAGSLDELKQKPKPMAMAQQPAKRGRNRIEHWQLDSSWEFMAKQETNGGDYDTAADWQEKENSLGRDKDAAGTKKRPLTVHQIIAKRLPDLNLPELVRCSTPPQTQAMQTQTTTAPLQEKANVDGSQKSFQSQNGCRLSAYDNVERNCAAFCQTYYAGIDSAQSDDGTVFSEPWDSSQWDSFMPMQDDATINSDSIHLSKCRPALSEDDTIIEEFSSTKDGSNSSCNQDTLKANKNATGAGAGSNNNNNNNNKAIRPKVATILRNPSMRDREILCHPRNKINVQSVGPGDSLRAYTLQLAQDPSSTFARNIENFISCTKESREAAPQVVMRNMRQFMSGMKNYLVKHGEGKFHAELESARARLKSDEFLNLDAMLETVMHQLVVLPLREHLYGIFVDYYKRSEDIQLLAQNVRYACERDATDFGIRATVTPPSQTALRLIANLLWKLQEAELPLDKLELFLCVISTVFDATGCPRGQQLGADDFLPVLVYVVAKCGFVGAEIEAEFMWGLLQPTLLNGEPGYYLTALCSAVQVLKTFMASEGESGSGSLDWRSSCLPACSSVLRVIIPDECNGSLQTRTLPVRPHTTTREVCRIIAHKARITNPQDYALFKLVDGEETLLTDAECPQDARLAAKGKHCMLAYKRIDAKIAWPTAAQPGSH
- the spri gene encoding protein sprint isoform X5, yielding MMTTSSLGRHFLEKFFPFRTSEQLTPAAAGAGAAVGAATPQAEKTEAPVKSNNNNNNNKNNNNGSGNNAQQSQKSQQQSNNSNNNNKLNGQSNLSPNNNNNNNNNSMTPSSQVDAKHGDCRRSSSLEPDAEDVVDLAHGGAFEDDTQALLPKCTRRSRDELSQSRTSLVSSSEGGILAEGETSSEESSRDSSDNSPPCDLGLMERLLLTHPMWFLPGIQRSGAVHLLQGKEEGTFIVRGSSQPNTMAVSVRLPQDTGPYIEHYLIQSQENILSLESSRFKFGSIPALIAHYAQCCDELPVQLMLPRVLREANNRKKLSSLALLGQEFWRYASSPVVLGPPVAAKTITAAITTATCTEQQQQQQQQQQQQQQQQLLDAKSPLSLTETSGLGTATFFSDALAGKPAAVAPPQSMFSPTGSGQLLGFFSQAGTPSDTNSSMSSFSTSGGQHMQLLSPNSVDSVILTMSPVDAQGYLPGGAALEPPMQPMQPHGSNNLSTFKTTSAAVASITELEQVRPQRPKPPNTLNLKPPAPPMRWSKPHSPDQLGNNFTVTTTVTFSMENNNGSNNGANNGGSKPNPAQFVEVTTPASSNPFNALLNSQASTSTFQTFAKRLSPEGECKDTLSSQGSSSNDSRWQSQSQSQSHSQSSRDSSQSQRKMLSPMTPNSAGLMPGGGGGGGGGGSSSSKSRKSRNRKESKHYQESDILESPPAQYCASALSDKISDYEDVWTHDPSDRASLLTSFKPGLDAPGVLNRRPDLLAETPSTPTQQLLSPCEEGSGNHDTSQQLLQFSGDAQPRSRAGLLLPNLTNAGAAPLMTQSLTEQSGGDDGGDTTPTAAQTPGSRSKQGSPFYAEPADALRQAGFTSAAAAILRRQQRSQLLPANQRHSEPLKGGLATTAAPLLLPAELEKLAGSLDELKQKPKPMAMAQQPAKRGRNRIEHWQLDSSWEFMAKQETNGGDYDTAADWQEKENSLGRDKDAAGTKKRPLTVHQIIAKRLPDLNLPELVRCSTPPQTQAMQTQTTTAPLQEKANVDGSQKSFQSQNGCRLSAYDNVERNCAAFCQTYYAGIDSAQSDDGTVFSEPWDSSQWDSFMPMQDDATINSDSIHLSKCRPALSEDDTIIEEFSSTKDGSNSSCNQDTLKANKNATGAGAGSNNNNNNNNKAIRPKVATILRNPSMRDREILCHPRNKINVQSVGPGDSLRAYTLQLAQDPSSTFARNIENFISCTKESREAAPQVVMRNMRQFMSGMKNYLVKHGEGKFHAELESARARLKSDEFLNLDAMLETVMHQLVVLPLREHLYGIFVDYYKRSEDIQLLAQNVRYACERDATDFGIRATVTPPSQTALRLIANLLWKLQEAELPLDKLELFLCVISTVFDATGCPRGQQLGADDFLPVLVYVVAKCGFVGAEIEAEFMWGLLQPTLLNGEPGYYLTALCSAVQVLKTFMASEGESGSGSLDWRSSCLPACSSVLRVIIPDECNGSLQTRTLPVRPHTTTREVCRIIAHKARITNPQDYALFKLVDGEETLLTDAECPQDARLAAKGKHCMLAYKRIDAKIAWPTAAQPGSH